One region of Emys orbicularis isolate rEmyOrb1 chromosome 6, rEmyOrb1.hap1, whole genome shotgun sequence genomic DNA includes:
- the LOC135879870 gene encoding forkhead box protein D4-like, giving the protein MSRQLGMRGSDGEDEEEEEIGSVGAEELEGGRGVQGQPRRSGEPEGKPPYSYIALITMAILQSPQQKLPLSGICAFIRGRFPYYRRRFPAWQNSIRHNLSLNDCFVKLPREPGSPGKGSYWGLDPASQGMFDNGSFLRRRKRFKRPQPPPAPAPALLCQPCALLPPEPLRYVPPEAGLPLHPACPLPRRRAAGCALQLGVLLLREQEAAGAQQAAAPPSRGCSFSIESILMGREPAPSPLVRPAAAWACGPQLLPRAPCLLPAALLGAASPRDTASCAPGAGKGARLLRPSPGAAAALLGCQPGPGPARLLPLGAAAEGSRAAF; this is encoded by the coding sequence ATGAGCCGGCAGCTGGGCATGCGGGGCTCGGATggggaggacgaggaggaggaggagatcggCAGCGTGGGGGCCGAGGagctggaagggggcaggggcgTCCAAGGGCAGCCCCGCCGGTCGGGGGAGCCCGAGGGGAAGCCGCCCTACTCCTACATCGCGCTCATCACCATGGCCATCCTGCAGAGCCCGCAGCAGAAGCTGCCGCTGAGCGGCATCTGCGCCTTCATCCGCGGCCGCTTCCCCTATTACCGGCGGCGCTTCCCCGCCTGGCAGAACAGCATCCGCCACAACCTCTCGCTCAACGACTGCTTCGTCAAGCTGCCGCGGGAGCCGGGCAGCCCGGGCAAGGGCAGCTACTGGGGCCTGGACCCGGCCTCGCAGGGCATGTTTGACAACGGCAGCTTCCTCCGCCGCAGGAAGCGCTTCAAGCGCCCCCAGCCGccgcccgccccggccccggccctgctctgccagccctgcgcccTGCTGCCCCCCGAGCCTCTGCGCTACGTGCCGCCCGAGGCCGGGCTCCCGCtgcaccctgcctgccccctgccgcgCCGGAGGGCGGCCGGCTGcgccctgcagctgggggtgctgctgctgcgGGAGCAGGAGGCGGCCGGGGCACAGCAGGCGGCCGCTCCCCCAAGCCGCGGCTGCTCCTTCAGCATCGAGAGCATCCTGATGGGCAGAGAGCCGGCCCCCAGCCCGCTGGTGCGGCCGGCCGCCGCCTGGGCTTGCgggccccagctcctgccccgcgCCCCCTGCCTGCTGCCAGCCGCTCTGCTAGGCGCGGCCTCGCCGCGGGACACCGCCTCCTGCGCCCCGGGGGCCGGGAAGGGCGCCCGCCTCCTCCGGCCCAGCCCTGGTGCGGCGGCGGCGTTGCTGGGCTGCcagcccggcccgggccccgccAGACTGCTGCCCCTTGGAGCGGCTGCGGAGGGATCGCGGGCCGCCTTCTAG